In one Alnus glutinosa chromosome 12, dhAlnGlut1.1, whole genome shotgun sequence genomic region, the following are encoded:
- the LOC133852665 gene encoding protein FAR1-RELATED SEQUENCE 2-like yields the protein MVESEARADFDSFNRTIPCISALQLEKQFQVVYTNVKFKEVHEQFVKMMSCNNALLKSEGAISTFEVVEYVAVGDHLIEKIFLVYFNENELEVKCTCALFEVKGILCRHSLFVLRTKKVTTLPQRYVLDRWRKDVKREYSKVKSSYDAISDNPHAQIHDKVRNNLKELLSLTSVNTEKRCIELMEKIDQLKELWRCENQSFGIPATVASSSCKKVLSPVKIDCKGRPRTKRKVSVIETVVNKSKVSSKPPRNNNDKTKKQKNQASKSTENQDNTSQSPLPSVPSAAHDHSTQDSVASSSTVAHTFSGHHHSILSQVDKRWVLTMDPLPLSQEAKVVGKTSFAGSFPGYDEYVPMVDKAVDASWKKQASLQRPCTSKVVGVEILSRHWIAQCTLQLSITGRLTFQRILCTSIQLEKHEDSGVDFVENTKIDNIELL from the exons ATGGTCGAGAGTGAGGCACGTGCTGATTTCGATTCTTTCAATCGCACAATCCCATGTATAAGTGCCTTGCAATTAGAGAAACAGTTTCAAGTTGTTTACACAAATGtgaagttcaaagaagtacatgagcagtttgtgaaaatgatgtcTTGTAATAACGCTCTTCTCAAAAGTGAAGGTGCGATTTCTACCTTCGAAGTTGTTGAATATGTTGCAGTTGGAGATCACTTAATAGAAAAGATATTTCTTGTTTACTTCAATGAAAATGAACTCGAAGTGAAGTGCACATGTGCATTGTTTGAAGTAAAAGGCATCCTATGTAGGCATTCACTGTTCGTGTTACGGACAAAGAAAGTGACAACTTTGCCACAAAGATATGTTCTTGACAGATGGAGGAAAGATGTTAAGCGAGAGTACTCGAAGGTTAAGAGTAGTTATGATGCCATTAGTGATAATCCACATGCCCAAATACATGACAAAGTGAGAAACAATTTGAAAGAATTACTGTCGCTCACGTCAGTAAACACGGAGAAACGTTGCATAGAACTAATGGAAAAAATtgatcaattaaaagagttgtGGCGTTGCGAAAATCAATCTTTTGGCATTCCAGCTACTGTCGCATCTTCTAGCTGCAAAAAGGTGCTTAGTCCTGTGAAGATTGACTGTAAAGGGAGACCACGAACAAAGAGAAAGGTGTCTGTTATAGAAACAGTGGTGAATAAATCCAAAGTATCGAGCAAGCCACCAAGAAACAACAATGATAAaacgaagaaacaaaaaaatcaa gccTCCAAATCAACGGAAAATCAAGACAACACTAGTCAATCTCCATTGCCTTCTGTGCCTTCTGCAGCTCACGATCATAGTACTCAG GATTCCGTCGCTTCGTCATCGACAGTTGCTCACACGTTCAGTGGTCACCATCATTCTATTCTTTCTCAg GTTGATAAACGGTGGGTCTTGACTATGGATCCTCTGCCTTTGAGTCAAGAA GCTAAGGTGGTTGGAAAGACAAGCTTTGCTGGTAGCTTCCCAGGGTATGATGAATATGTTCCAATGGTTGACAAGGCAGTTGATGCGAGTTGGAAGAAGCAAGCATCCCTTCAGAGGCCTTGTACTTCCAAAG TCGTAGGGGTTGAGATACTCTCGAGGCACTGGATTGCTCAGTGCACATTGCAGCTGTCCATTACAGGTAGACTCACATTTCAAAG GATCTTATGTACAAGTATTCAGTTGGAAAAACATGAAGATTCCGGTGtggattttgttgaaaataccAAGATTGACAATATTGAGCTACTATAA
- the LOC133852666 gene encoding protein FAR1-RELATED SEQUENCE 5-like, translating into MLICTRGGAERPKTSDCAKPIQVSNKTGCGARICANLCDDGTWFLSKVELMHNHSLSPGKARFFRSNKKISDTAKKRLELNDRAGIRLCKNFNSLVVESGGFENLSFGERDCRNYINKARELNFGKGGAQALCDYFRRMQKQNSGFYYVIDVDDDCRLRNVFWADARSRAAYDFFGDVITFDTTYLTNKYDMSFAPFVRVNHHGQSILLGAGLISREDTDTFVWLFKCWLECMNGQASKAIMTDQDRAMKNAIAIVFPESRHRYCMWHILKKLPKKFRSHANFDGIKGAINKYLYDSQTCEGYEENWKDLLEKYNLHDNAWLNGLYMDKTFWVPAYMKDTFWAGMSTTQRSER; encoded by the coding sequence ATGCTTATATGTACTCGTGGAGGTGCAGAGCGACCTAAAACAAGTGATTGTGCGAAGCCAATTCAAGTTTCAAATAAAACAGGGTGTGGTGCTAGGATTTGTGCAAATTTATGTGATGATGGAACGTGGTTTTTGAGTAAAGTTGAGTTGATGCATAATCATTCGTTAAGCCCGGGCAAGGcgagattttttagaagcaaTAAGAAAATTAGTGACACTGCGAAAAAAAGACTTGAGCTAAATGACAGAGCAGGAATACGTTTgtgtaaaaatttcaattcattaGTTGTTGAAAGTGGGGGGTTTGAGAATCTTtcatttggagagagagattgtcgGAATTATATTAACAAGGCAAGAGAACTCAATTTTGGTAAAGGTGGTGCTCAAGCACTTTGTGATTACTTCAGAAGAATGCAAAAGCAGAATAGTGGCTTCTACTACGTAATAGATGTGGACGATGATTGTAGgttaagaaatgttttttgggctgatgcacggAGTAGGGCAGCGTATGATTTCTTTGGAGATGTTATTACGTTTGACACAACGTATTTGACCAATAAATATGACATGtcatttgctccttttgtaagagtgaatcatcatggtcaatctATACTTTTGGGGGCAGGACTAATTTCAAGAGAGGATACAGACacatttgtgtggttgtttaaATGTTGGTTGGAGTGCATGAATGGCCAAGCCTCTAAAGCAATTATGACAGACCAGGATAgagctatgaaaaatgcaatcgCTATTGTTTTTCCTGAAAGTCGtcatagatattgtatgtggcacattttaaaaaaattgcctaAAAAGTTTAGATcacatgctaattttgatgGCATTAAGGGTGCCattaataaatatttgtatGACTCTCAAACATGTGAAGGATATGAGGAAAATTGGAAAGATCTTCTGGAGAAGTATAATCTTCATGATAATGCATGGTTGAATGGGTTATATATGGATAAGACATTTTGGGTGCCGGCATACATGAAAGATACGTTTTGGGCGGGAATGAGTACTACACAGCGAAGTGAAAGATGA